In Streptomyces nojiriensis, one genomic interval encodes:
- a CDS encoding ATP-binding protein, whose translation MPREPSADGDGGAVDTLRITRSVRRADLKAVGEVRKALRELMRHRCRTDAAEVAELLITELVTNALVHTDRGAEVHASLASTRLRVEVRDYAARRPRPYVPTADDGTHGRGLVLVQALADDWGVDALALGSGKVVWFELDARHDAP comes from the coding sequence GTGCCGCGCGAGCCGTCCGCCGACGGGGACGGGGGAGCGGTGGACACGCTGCGCATCACCCGGAGCGTGCGCCGGGCCGACCTCAAGGCGGTCGGCGAAGTCCGGAAGGCTCTACGCGAGTTGATGCGCCACCGGTGCCGGACCGATGCCGCCGAGGTGGCCGAGCTGCTGATCACCGAGCTCGTCACCAACGCGCTCGTCCACACCGACCGCGGAGCGGAGGTGCACGCGAGTCTCGCCTCCACCCGGTTACGGGTGGAGGTCCGGGACTACGCCGCACGCCGGCCCCGGCCGTACGTACCGACCGCCGACGACGGTACGCACGGCCGGGGACTCGTGCTGGTGCAGGCGCTCGCCGACGACTGGGGCGTGGACGCACTCGCCCTGGGCAGCGGCAAGGTGGTGTGGTTCGAGCTCGACGCACGGCACGACGCGCCGTAG
- a CDS encoding DUF2637 domain-containing protein: MRLTDISLDWLLPGSLLILGVLAAVAVLARGKRESEKAAADDSWERSEERRRRKEAVYGTASYVLLFCCAAVAAALSFHGLVGFGRQNLNLTGGWEYLVPFGLDGAAMFCSVLAVREASHGDAALGSRMLVWLFAGAAAWFNWVHAPRGMGHDGAPQFFSGMSLSAAVLFDRALKQTRRAALREQGLIPRPLPQIRMVRWLRAPRETFGAWSLMLLEGVRTLDEAVDEVREDKKEREQDRHRRRDQNRLDRARIKALGRQNRAFGRSRGRQVELPELTQGAGSAPVGAEPAIPESGQLPLRRRPSLQAVNPTESLDVTGTRTVDLTAEDDTQTIPRLDSLERKLKDLEQQFG; the protein is encoded by the coding sequence ATGAGACTGACCGACATATCGCTGGACTGGCTGCTGCCCGGCAGCCTGCTGATCCTGGGCGTACTTGCGGCAGTTGCGGTACTGGCCCGTGGCAAGCGGGAGAGCGAGAAGGCCGCGGCCGACGACAGCTGGGAGCGCAGCGAGGAACGACGGCGGCGCAAGGAAGCCGTCTACGGGACCGCTTCGTACGTTCTGCTCTTCTGCTGCGCGGCGGTCGCCGCCGCGCTCTCCTTCCACGGGCTGGTCGGCTTCGGCCGGCAGAACCTCAACCTCACGGGGGGATGGGAGTACCTGGTCCCGTTCGGCCTCGACGGCGCCGCGATGTTCTGCTCGGTGCTCGCCGTGCGCGAGGCCAGCCACGGCGACGCGGCCCTCGGTTCGCGCATGCTCGTCTGGCTGTTCGCGGGCGCGGCCGCGTGGTTCAACTGGGTGCACGCCCCGCGGGGAATGGGCCACGACGGAGCCCCGCAGTTCTTCTCGGGGATGTCCCTCTCGGCGGCCGTGCTCTTCGACCGCGCCCTCAAGCAGACCCGCCGGGCGGCGCTGCGCGAACAGGGCCTGATCCCGCGGCCGTTGCCCCAGATCCGGATGGTCCGCTGGCTGCGGGCCCCCCGGGAGACCTTCGGCGCCTGGTCGCTCATGCTGCTGGAGGGGGTACGCACCCTCGACGAGGCCGTGGACGAGGTGCGCGAGGACAAGAAGGAGCGGGAGCAGGACCGGCACCGCAGGCGCGACCAGAACCGGCTGGACCGGGCGCGCATCAAGGCGCTGGGCCGGCAGAACCGGGCGTTCGGGCGTTCGCGCGGGCGCCAGGTCGAGCTTCCGGAACTGACGCAGGGAGCGGGCTCCGCGCCGGTCGGCGCGGAGCCGGCCATACCGGAATCAGGACAACTGCCCCTGCGACGCCGGCCCTCCCTGCAGGCCGTCAACCCAACCGAATCCCTTGACGTGACCGGCACCCGGACGGTGGACCTCACCGCCGAGGACGACACCCAGACCATTCCCCGGCTGGACTCGCTGGAGCGCAAACTGAAGGACCTGGAACAGCAGTTCGGCTGA
- a CDS encoding serine hydrolase domain-containing protein: MNSRARAAALWVGICVLAVGGILPATASERGPAAPPAGLEEAVEQTVADGFPGVVAYARRGERESRTAAGLADTATGERARPDQRFRIASNTKSFVSTVLLQLEGEGRLSLDDSVDTWLPGVVRGNGNDGTAITVRQLLNHTSGIYDPTNEPEFFAPYLERHDWGHVYTPREVIARAVRHEPTGRAYSNTNYLLAGLVIEAVTQRSASSEIHRRILAPLGLKDTSLPVTDPRIHGPHLHGYDLEGHDVTRFSPSYDWTAGAMISTVADLARFHRALFAGTLLRPAQQRELLTTVQIPGEGPYGLGVKPRDVPCGPGPGGKVVRAWVTDGSGPGFISVSLTTADGGRQLVLAANVYDLGAELRKKPAFPHTDALGKAQTAVVCD, encoded by the coding sequence GTGAATTCACGGGCACGGGCCGCGGCGTTATGGGTGGGGATCTGCGTGCTGGCGGTCGGGGGGATCCTCCCCGCGACCGCGTCGGAACGGGGGCCGGCCGCGCCGCCCGCCGGGCTCGAGGAGGCCGTCGAGCAGACGGTCGCCGACGGATTCCCCGGTGTCGTGGCGTACGCCAGGCGCGGGGAGCGGGAGTCGCGGACGGCGGCCGGGCTCGCGGACACGGCGACCGGCGAGCGGGCCCGGCCGGACCAGCGGTTCCGGATCGCGAGCAACACCAAGTCGTTCGTGTCGACGGTGCTCCTGCAGCTGGAGGGCGAGGGGCGGCTCTCGCTCGACGACAGCGTGGACACATGGCTGCCCGGCGTGGTCCGGGGAAACGGCAACGACGGCACGGCCATCACCGTCCGGCAGCTGCTCAACCACACCTCGGGCATCTACGACCCCACCAACGAGCCGGAGTTCTTCGCGCCCTACCTGGAGCGCCACGACTGGGGCCACGTGTACACGCCTCGGGAGGTGATCGCCCGCGCGGTACGGCACGAGCCGACCGGCCGGGCGTACTCCAACACCAACTACCTCCTCGCGGGTCTGGTGATCGAGGCGGTCACACAGCGCAGCGCGTCCTCCGAGATCCATCGGCGGATCCTCGCTCCGCTCGGCCTGAAGGACACCTCCCTTCCGGTGACCGACCCGCGCATCCACGGCCCTCATCTGCACGGTTACGACCTGGAGGGACACGATGTCACCCGGTTCAGCCCGTCGTACGACTGGACCGCCGGTGCCATGATCTCCACGGTCGCCGACCTGGCCCGCTTCCACCGGGCCCTGTTCGCCGGCACGCTGCTGCGCCCCGCCCAGCAGCGTGAACTCCTGACCACGGTGCAGATCCCCGGCGAGGGGCCGTACGGGCTCGGCGTGAAGCCCAGGGACGTGCCGTGCGGCCCGGGGCCGGGCGGCAAGGTGGTCCGAGCCTGGGTGACCGACGGGAGCGGACCCGGTTTCATCAGCGTGTCCCTCACCACCGCCGACGGCGGGCGGCAACTGGTCCTCGCCGCCAATGTCTACGACCTCGGCGCGGAACTGAGGAAGAAGCCGGCCTTCCCGCACACCGATGCGCTGGGGAAGGCGCAGACGGCGGTCGTGTGCGACTGA
- a CDS encoding MFS transporter → MPRLLPAPGPQRILTVSTFANAIGSGIYLTAGVLYFTEAVRLPAQQVGLGLGIAGLVALGVGIGAGHLADRHGPRGVYAATLVLRALATAGFVSADGFGSFVLVVTLAVSAQAAGFSARGPIIKRHGGERPQELRAYLRSVSNTGISLGAVLAGWAVQSGTGTAYRCLIAGNALSFAVSAALLLRLAPIRPLPSGGGRRWAALRDLPYLGITALDGVMAVQFKILTVAVPLWLIGETTAPRWLVSAGMLTNTAIVVVFQVRASRNIGTPATGARAYRRAGTAFLASCSLVSLSAGVPARAAVTLLLVAVVVHTVGELWHAAGGFEISFALAPEHATGQYLGVFGMGAGLAEALGPSLLIALCIGWGRPGWFVLGAVLALTGLVAPPAVRWAERRRPGAAGGEGSPTAPGTPGAAPAALTG, encoded by the coding sequence ATGCCGCGGCTGCTGCCCGCCCCCGGTCCCCAACGCATCCTCACCGTCTCGACGTTCGCCAACGCGATCGGCAGCGGCATCTACCTGACCGCCGGCGTCCTCTACTTCACGGAGGCGGTCCGGCTCCCCGCGCAACAGGTGGGACTCGGACTCGGCATCGCCGGACTCGTGGCGCTCGGGGTCGGCATCGGAGCCGGACATCTCGCCGACCGCCACGGCCCGCGCGGCGTGTACGCGGCCACGCTGGTCCTCCGCGCCCTGGCCACGGCCGGCTTCGTGTCGGCCGACGGCTTCGGGTCGTTCGTACTGGTCGTCACCCTGGCCGTATCGGCCCAGGCCGCAGGGTTCTCGGCGCGCGGCCCGATCATCAAACGGCACGGAGGTGAACGCCCCCAGGAACTTCGGGCGTACCTGCGGTCCGTGAGCAACACCGGGATCTCCCTGGGCGCCGTACTCGCCGGCTGGGCGGTCCAGTCGGGCACCGGCACGGCGTACCGGTGCCTGATCGCCGGCAACGCCCTCTCCTTCGCGGTGTCCGCCGCGCTCCTGCTCCGCCTCGCCCCGATCCGTCCCCTGCCGAGCGGCGGCGGCCGGCGGTGGGCCGCCCTGCGGGACCTGCCCTACCTCGGGATCACCGCCCTGGACGGCGTCATGGCCGTCCAGTTCAAGATCCTCACCGTGGCCGTCCCGCTGTGGCTCATCGGCGAGACGACCGCACCGCGCTGGCTGGTGTCCGCCGGCATGCTGACCAACACGGCCATCGTCGTCGTCTTCCAGGTACGCGCGAGCCGGAACATCGGCACTCCCGCCACCGGTGCTCGCGCGTACCGCCGCGCCGGCACCGCGTTCCTCGCCTCCTGCTCCCTGGTCTCCCTGTCGGCCGGAGTGCCCGCCCGGGCGGCCGTCACCCTGCTCCTGGTCGCGGTCGTCGTCCACACCGTCGGTGAACTCTGGCACGCGGCAGGAGGGTTCGAGATCTCCTTCGCCCTCGCCCCCGAGCACGCCACCGGCCAGTACCTCGGCGTCTTCGGTATGGGTGCCGGACTCGCCGAGGCTCTCGGCCCGTCCCTGCTGATCGCCCTGTGCATCGGCTGGGGGCGACCCGGTTGGTTCGTCCTCGGCGCCGTCCTCGCCCTCACCGGCCTCGTGGCTCCGCCCGCGGTCCGCTGGGCGGAGCGTCGCAGGCCGGGAGCGGCGGGCGGGGAGGGCTCTCCCACCGCGCCCGGTACGCCCGGTGCGGCCCCGGCCGCGCTGACCGGGTGA
- a CDS encoding thiamine pyrophosphate-dependent enzyme has protein sequence MFTVRTGMGNVRAARYLSPNGERRIIGSFSHGSQAGALPQAVGAQFTDRNRQVVSMSGDGGSSLLRGDFLTLVQYGPPVEVGLFDKSPPGKPEGGDTGFRPALLRDDGQEPRRLRLARTGGAYGVRAAKPAQLTGALEDAVRQRGPAPVGVPADLADLSDPPKTGAGPVAGFARSAHTAVRVAGDARVIPMARSDLRDDPRP, from the coding sequence GTGTTCACCGTCCGTACCGGCATGGGCAATGTGCGGGCGGCGCGCTATCTTTCCCCGAACGGCGAACGGCGCATCATCGGCTCCTTCAGCCACGGCTCCCAGGCCGGCGCCCTCCCGCAGGCCGTCGGCGCACAGTTCACCGACCGGAACCGTCAAGTGGTGTCGATGTCGGGCGACGGCGGTTCCTCGCTGCTGAGGGGAGATTTCCTCACCCTGGTGCAGTACGGCCCGCCCGTCGAAGTGGGCCTCTTCGACAAGTCGCCCCCCGGAAAGCCCGAAGGGGGAGACACCGGTTTCCGGCCTGCGCTCCTGCGGGACGACGGACAGGAACCCCGACGTCTCCGCCTCGCCCGCACGGGCGGCGCGTACGGGGTCCGTGCGGCGAAGCCCGCGCAGCTCACAGGGGCTTTGGAGGATGCCGTCCGGCAACGGGGACCCGCTCCGGTGGGCGTGCCGGCGGACCTGGCCGACCTGTCGGATCCTCCGAAGACCGGTGCCGGACCGGTGGCCGGATTCGCACGGTCCGCCCACACGGCCGTTCGGGTCGCAGGGGATGCCCGCGTGATCCCGATGGCTCGATCCGACCTCCGTGACGATCCCCGCCCCTGA
- a CDS encoding glutaredoxin domain-containing protein produces the protein MTRAWILPVLFGLCGSAVAAGLVVSGRSGAAVALLLVFVLLAAMHSPLVYPRSIGAQEAQRRSAADGRPVVFWRPGCKYCIRLRIRLGRSARRLHWVDIWRDPAGAAVVRAANDGNETVPTVLVAGRPHTNPDPEWVRGQLPPAA, from the coding sequence ATGACGCGTGCTTGGATCCTGCCGGTGCTGTTCGGGTTGTGCGGATCGGCCGTCGCGGCCGGCCTGGTCGTGAGCGGGAGATCCGGCGCGGCCGTGGCGCTCCTGCTGGTGTTCGTACTGCTGGCAGCCATGCACTCACCCCTGGTGTACCCGCGGTCGATCGGTGCGCAGGAGGCACAGCGCCGCAGCGCGGCCGACGGCCGACCGGTCGTCTTCTGGCGGCCGGGCTGCAAGTACTGCATACGGCTGCGCATCCGGCTGGGCCGCAGCGCCCGCCGCCTTCACTGGGTCGACATCTGGCGTGACCCGGCGGGAGCCGCCGTGGTGAGGGCGGCCAACGACGGGAACGAGACCGTGCCGACCGTCCTCGTGGCGGGCCGGCCGCACACCAACCCCGATCCCGAGTGGGTGCGCGGACAGCTCCCGCCTGCCGCGTGA
- a CDS encoding CGNR zinc finger domain-containing protein yields the protein MHLNPYGADAVNLAADLANRRPSSPGELADRCRAAGLAVPGAVTPEDLDRAHRALTAWEKVVDAADEPERAALLNGMLEEIAAFPRLTDHAGDGWHLHYRDEGRPFGDQLCSLMAVGTALHLAGRGMHRLRRCAVSECATVFADTSRTGRQRYCSPRCANRDAVRRHRARHTG from the coding sequence GTGCACCTCAACCCTTACGGGGCGGACGCGGTGAACCTGGCCGCCGACCTCGCCAACCGCCGCCCGTCGAGCCCCGGGGAACTCGCGGACCGCTGCCGCGCCGCCGGACTCGCGGTGCCGGGAGCGGTCACCCCGGAGGACCTGGACCGAGCGCACCGCGCCCTGACGGCGTGGGAGAAGGTCGTCGACGCCGCCGACGAACCGGAGCGCGCCGCGCTGCTCAACGGCATGCTGGAAGAAATCGCCGCCTTCCCCAGACTGACCGACCACGCCGGCGACGGCTGGCACCTGCACTACCGCGACGAGGGACGGCCCTTCGGCGACCAGTTGTGCTCCCTGATGGCAGTCGGGACCGCACTGCACCTCGCGGGCCGGGGCATGCACCGGCTCAGGAGATGCGCCGTGTCCGAATGCGCCACGGTCTTCGCCGACACCTCACGCACGGGACGGCAGCGCTACTGCTCGCCCCGCTGCGCCAACCGCGACGCGGTCCGCCGCCACCGGGCGCGGCACACCGGCTGA